A stretch of the Amycolatopsis sp. BJA-103 genome encodes the following:
- a CDS encoding HAD family hydrolase has protein sequence MTPPTPAPAGAASDTECGCTPAIPVDADAVIFDFDGTLADTTARYEHALRAALSAFGVELDPAWYRRHLGLSIHDLLAQHPGTAGPPHEEIIRLSRDRLLATVHTLTPNPCVLTLLRAARQAGLRCAVASGAVRVLLEPGIAALGLTHEVPVVVARDDVARGKPAPDLFLTAALKLGVPPRRCLAVDDAPDGIAAARAAGMPVVAVRDGHLPPPDTSPVPARPRQQGA, from the coding sequence ATGACGCCGCCGACCCCGGCCCCGGCGGGCGCCGCGTCCGACACGGAATGCGGGTGCACACCGGCGATACCCGTCGATGCCGACGCGGTGATCTTCGACTTCGACGGCACCCTCGCCGACACCACGGCACGCTACGAGCACGCGCTGCGGGCCGCGCTGAGCGCCTTCGGGGTCGAGCTCGACCCCGCCTGGTATCGCCGCCACCTCGGGCTGTCCATCCACGACCTGCTCGCCCAGCACCCCGGCACCGCAGGCCCGCCGCACGAGGAGATCATCCGCCTCTCCCGCGATCGGTTGCTGGCCACCGTACACACGCTCACACCGAACCCCTGTGTTCTGACACTGCTGCGCGCGGCCCGCCAGGCAGGTCTCCGGTGCGCCGTCGCCTCCGGTGCCGTCCGGGTCCTTCTCGAACCCGGGATCGCCGCGCTCGGCCTCACCCACGAGGTTCCGGTCGTCGTCGCCCGCGACGATGTCGCCCGCGGCAAGCCTGCCCCCGATCTGTTCCTCACCGCCGCGCTGAAGCTCGGTGTCCCGCCGCGGCGGTGCCTGGCCGTCGACGACGCCCCCGACGGCATCGCCGCCGCCCGCGCGGCCGGGATGCCGGTCGTCGCGGTCCGCGACGGCCACCTGCCCCCGCCCGACACCAGCCCTGTCCCCGCCCGGCCACGACAGCAGGGAGCCTGA
- a CDS encoding phosphoribosylaminoimidazolesuccinocarboxamide synthase, whose translation MPVLHSTKDLRIVRPPTPEETGVGIFDYTDHYTVFHYGRMPDTIPGKGEATCRMAAATFAMLRNAGVRTHFRRFLPPNRIEFDLARVPDTTGGPPAAELRQRVMNPGMPVQHGFAAQAAQLEPLLVAHDLAHAFRRAFQHVELHMKTRTIHPPCSLP comes from the coding sequence ATGCCCGTCCTGCACTCGACCAAGGACCTGCGGATCGTCCGGCCACCCACGCCGGAGGAGACCGGGGTCGGGATCTTCGACTACACCGACCACTACACGGTCTTCCACTACGGCCGGATGCCCGACACCATTCCCGGCAAAGGGGAGGCGACCTGCCGCATGGCCGCCGCCACCTTCGCGATGCTGCGGAACGCCGGGGTGCGCACGCACTTCCGCCGTTTCCTGCCACCGAACCGGATCGAGTTCGACCTCGCCCGCGTCCCCGACACCACCGGCGGGCCACCGGCCGCAGAACTCCGCCAACGCGTCATGAACCCCGGCATGCCCGTACAGCACGGGTTCGCCGCACAGGCCGCGCAGCTCGAACCCCTCCTGGTCGCTCACGACCTCGCTCATGCCTTTCGACGCGCTTTCCAGCACGTCGAGCTCCACATGAAAACCCGGACCATCCACCCCCCGTGTTCCCTCCCTTGA
- a CDS encoding tyrosine-type recombinase/integrase: MWVTERGGRLRSREIEERFAVYRDVLGMDSDLVPHCLRHSHVTHLIEDGADPKFVQEQVGHRFASTTAIYTGVSGDFMNTMLRRHLDRGLSTD; encoded by the coding sequence ATGTGGGTGACCGAGCGCGGTGGCCGGCTGAGGTCACGCGAGATCGAGGAGCGCTTCGCGGTCTACCGCGACGTACTGGGCATGGACTCGGATCTGGTACCGCATTGCCTGCGACACAGCCACGTCACGCATCTGATCGAGGACGGTGCCGACCCGAAGTTCGTCCAGGAACAGGTCGGGCACCGGTTCGCCAGCACAACAGCGATCTACACCGGAGTGTCCGGAGACTTCATGAACACGATGCTGCGTCGACACCTGGACCGTGGACTTTCTACCGACTGA
- a CDS encoding helix-turn-helix domain-containing protein encodes MTAKLDYTWNLREIMAARGMFSTTDIRPHLVERGITLSSTQIWRLVTEKPERLSLKVLVALMDILDCRMDDLIVPIAAVSRRAKAVGDNSSPDSGPHSGLGGIRPKRARITDS; translated from the coding sequence GTGACCGCCAAGCTCGACTACACCTGGAACCTGCGGGAGATCATGGCTGCCCGTGGCATGTTCAGCACCACCGACATCCGGCCACACCTGGTCGAACGCGGCATCACCTTGTCCTCGACCCAGATCTGGCGCCTGGTCACGGAGAAGCCCGAGCGGTTGAGCCTGAAGGTTCTGGTCGCGTTGATGGACATCTTGGACTGCCGCATGGACGACCTGATCGTGCCGATCGCCGCCGTCTCACGCCGCGCCAAAGCGGTTGGCGACAACTCCTCCCCTGACTCGGGACCGCACAGCGGACTCGGTGGTATACGGCCCAAGCGAGCGAGGATCACCGACTCATGA
- a CDS encoding HNH endonuclease signature motif containing protein, producing MRLVLLVAARLGRLNPSDDGGGGLSVCRFSVAAKSLELVQDVVMSSAKPPKGVSELTKRLLFGSANHCAFPECSAPLVLVHGRILSINAEVAHIRSPEPGGPRHVAEYSGMHAFENLLLLCSSHHHLIDQHPEEFPVSVLEQWKGDQVAQMGQPVPYELLEALRRQVAELSEASKSQDSDEGSSSGGVLGLSGRRVWSLEVSGSNRPLKEFRSARVEMRAFRCRPQWVAFAARA from the coding sequence ATGCGGCTGGTTCTGTTGGTAGCAGCCAGGCTTGGCCGCCTCAACCCCAGCGACGACGGGGGTGGAGGCCTCTCGGTCTGCCGTTTCAGTGTAGCTGCGAAGTCGCTCGAGTTAGTGCAAGATGTTGTTATGTCCTCGGCGAAGCCCCCTAAAGGCGTCAGTGAGCTTACCAAGCGGTTACTCTTCGGTAGTGCGAATCACTGTGCTTTCCCGGAATGTTCTGCACCTCTGGTGCTCGTTCATGGGCGGATTCTGTCGATCAACGCCGAAGTGGCTCACATTCGCTCGCCGGAACCTGGTGGGCCGCGACATGTCGCAGAATACAGTGGCATGCATGCCTTCGAGAACCTGCTTCTCCTATGTAGTTCCCATCACCACCTCATCGATCAGCATCCCGAAGAATTTCCTGTCTCGGTGTTGGAGCAGTGGAAGGGTGATCAAGTCGCTCAAATGGGGCAGCCCGTTCCCTATGAGTTGTTGGAAGCTCTTCGCAGGCAAGTTGCCGAGCTTAGCGAGGCATCTAAATCTCAAGACTCGGATGAAGGATCTTCGTCGGGTGGGGTCTTAGGCTTGTCGGGGCGTCGAGTATGGAGTCTGGAAGTTTCTGGATCGAACCGGCCATTGAAGGAGTTTCGGTCAGCTCGGGTGGAAATGCGGGCTTTTCGGTGTCGACCTCAGTGGGTTGCGTTCGCGGCGAGAGCTTGA